One Cynocephalus volans isolate mCynVol1 chromosome 5, mCynVol1.pri, whole genome shotgun sequence DNA window includes the following coding sequences:
- the DDR1 gene encoding epithelial discoidin domain-containing receptor 1 isoform X2, with protein sequence MGPGALSSLLLLLLLLVANGDTDMKGHFDPAKCRYALGMQDRTIPDSDISASSSWSDSTAAHHSRLESSDGDGAWCPAGSVFPKEEEYLQVDLQRLHLVALVGTQGRHAGGLGKEFSRSYRLRYSRDGQHWMDWKDRWGQEVISGNEDPEGVVLKDLGPPMVARLVRFYPRADRVMSVCLRVELYGCLWRDGLLSYTAPVGQTMYLSEAVHLNDSTYDGHTVGGLQYGGLGQLADGVVGLDDFRKSQELRVWPGYDYVGWSNHSFPGGYVEMEFEFDRLRAFQAMQIHCNNMHTLGARLPGGVECRFKRGPAMAWEGEPVRHALGGSLGDPRARAVSMPLGGRVGRFLQCRFLFAGPWLLFSEISFISDVINDSSPALGGTFPPAPWWPPGPPPTNFSSLELEPRGQQPVAKAEGSPTAILIGCLVAIILLLLLIIALMLWRLHWRRLLSKAERRVLEEELTVHLSVPGDTILINNRPGPREPPPYQEPRPRGNPPHSAPCVPNGSACSGDYMEPEKPGAPLLPPPPQNSVPHYAEADIVTLQGVTGGNTYAVPALPPGVAGDGPPRVDFPRSQLRFKEKLGEGQFGEVHLCEVESPQDLVSLDFPLNVRKGHPLLVAVKILRPDATKNARNDFLKEVKIMSRLKDPNIIRLLGVCVQDDPLCMITDYMENGDLNQFLSAHQLEDKAAEGAPRDGEAVQGPTISYQMLLHVAAQIASGMRYLATLNFVHRDLATRNCLVGENFTIKIADFGMSRNLYAGDYYRVQGRAVLPIRWMAWECILMGKFTTASDVWAFGVTLWEVLMLCRAQPFGQLTDEQVIENAGEFFRDQGRQVYLSRPPACPQGLYELMLRCWSREPEQRPPFSQLHRFLAEDALNTV encoded by the exons ATGGGGCCAGGGGCCCTCTCATctctactgctgctgctgctgctcttggTGGCAAATGGAGATACTGACATGAAGGGCCATTTTGACCCTG CCAAGTGCCGCTATGCCCTGGGCATGCAGGACCGGACCATCCCAGACAGTGACATCTCTGCCTCCAGCTCCTGGTCGGACTCTACTGCTGCCCACCACAGCAG gTTGGAGAGCAGTGATGGGGATGGGGCCTGGTGCCCTGCAGGGTCCGTGTTTCCCAAGGAGGAGGAGTACCTGCAGGTGGATCTACAGCGGCTGCACCTGGTGGCTCTGGTGGGCACCCAAGGGCGGCATGCCGGGGGCCTGGGCAAGGAGTTCTCCCGCAGCTACCGGCTGCGTTACTCCCGGGATGGCCAGCACTGGATGGACTGGAAGGACCGCTGGGGTCAGGAG GTGATCTCAGGTAATGAGGACCCTGAGGGAGTGGTGCTGAAGGACCTTGGTCCGCCTATGGTGGCCCGGCTGGTTCGCTTCTACCCCCGGGCTGACCGGGTCATGAGCGTCTGTCTGCGGGTGGAGCTCTATGGCTGCCTCTGGAGGG aTGGCCTCCTGTCTTACACAGCCCCTGTGGGGCAGACCATGTACTTATCTGAGGCCGTACACCTCAACGACTCCACCTACGATGGACATACTGTTGGCGG GCTGCAGTATGGTGGTCTGGGCCAGCTGGCAGATGGCGTGGTAGGGCTGGATGATTTTAGGAAGAGCCAGGAGCTGCGGGTCTGGCCAGGCTATGACTATGTGGGATGGAGCAACCACAGCTTTCCCGGTGGCTATGTGGAGATGGAGTTTGAGTTTGACCGGCTGAGGGCTTTCCAGGCCATGCAG ATCCACTGTAACAACATGCACACTCTGGGAGCCCGCCTGCCTGGTGGGGTGGAATGTCGCTTCAAACGTGGCCCTGCCATGGCCTGGGAGGGGGAGCCTGTGCGCCATGCCCTGGGGGGCAGCCTGGGTGACCCCAGAGCCCGGGCTGTCTCAATGCCCCTGGGCGGCCGCGTGGGGCGCTTTCTGCAGTGCCGCTTCCTCTTTGCGGGGCCTTGGTTACTCTTCAGCGAAATCTCCTTCATCTCTG ATGTGATCAATGACTCCTCTCCAGCTCTGGGGGGCACCTTCCCGCCAGCCCCCTGGTGGCCACCTGGCCCACCTCCCACCAACTTTAGCAGCTTGG AGTTGGAGCCCAGGGGCCAGCAGCCCGTGGCCAAGGCTGAGGGGAGCCCAACCGCCATCCTCATTGGCTGCCTGGTAGCCATcatactgctgctgctgctcatcATTGCCCTCATGCTCTGGCGCCTGCACTGGCGCAGGCTCCTAAGCAAG GCTGAGCGGCGGGTATTAGAAGAGGAACTTACGGTTCACCTCTCTGTCCCTGGGGACACCATCCTCATCAACAACCGCCCGGGTCCTCGAGAGCCACCCCCTTACCAGGAGCCCCGGCCTCGTGGGAATCCGCCCCACTCTGCTCCCTGTGTCCCCAATGGCTCTG CCTGCAGTGGGGACTACATGGAGCCTGAGAAGCCAGGTGCCCCACTGTTACCCCCACCTCCCCAGAACAGCGTCCCCCATTATGCCGAGGCTGACATTGTCACCCTGCAGGGTGTCACCGGGGGCAACACCTATGCTGTGCCTGCGCTGCCCCCAGGGGTGGCTGGGGATGGACCCCCCAGAGTGGATTTCCCTCGGTCACAGCTCCGCTTCAAGGAGAAGCTTGGCGAGGGCCAGTTTGGGGAG GTGCACCTGTGTGAGGTGGAGAGCCCTCAAGATCTAGTCAGTCTTGATTTTCCCCTTAATGTTCGCAAGGGACACCCCTTGCTGGTAGCTGTCAAGATCCTACGGCCAGATGCCACCAAGAATGCCAG GAATGATTTCCTGAAGGAAGTGAAAATCATGTCGAGGCTCAAGGACCCAAACATCATTCGGCTCCTGGGCGTGTGTGTGCAGGACGACCCCCTCTGCATGATTACTGATTACATGGAGAACGGCGACCTCAACCAGTTCCTCAGCGCCCACCAGCTGGAGGACAAGGCGGCTGAAGGGGCCCCTAGAGATGGGGAGGCTGTCCAGGGACCCACCATCAG CTACCAGATGTTGTTACATGTGGCAGCCCAGATCGCTTCGGGCATGCGCTATCTGGCCACACTTAACTTTGTGCATCGGGACCTGGCCACACGGAACTGCCTGGTTGGGGAAAATTTCACCATCAAAATCGCCGACTTTGGCATGAGCCGGAACCTCTACGCTGGGGACTATTACCGCGTGCAGGGCCGGGCGGTGCTGCCCATCCGGTGGATGGCGTGGGAGTGCATCCTCATG GGGAAGTTCACAACAGCAAGTGATGTGTGGGCCTTCGGGGTTACCCTGTGGGAAGTGCTGATGCTCTGCAGGGCCCAGCCCTTTGGGCAGCTCACTGATGAGCAGGTCATCGAGAACGCAGGGGAGTTCTTCAGGGACCAGGGCCGGCAG GTGTACCTGTC
- the DDR1 gene encoding epithelial discoidin domain-containing receptor 1 isoform X1, whose amino-acid sequence MGPGALSSLLLLLLLLVANGDTDMKGHFDPAKCRYALGMQDRTIPDSDISASSSWSDSTAAHHSRLESSDGDGAWCPAGSVFPKEEEYLQVDLQRLHLVALVGTQGRHAGGLGKEFSRSYRLRYSRDGQHWMDWKDRWGQEVISGNEDPEGVVLKDLGPPMVARLVRFYPRADRVMSVCLRVELYGCLWRDGLLSYTAPVGQTMYLSEAVHLNDSTYDGHTVGGLQYGGLGQLADGVVGLDDFRKSQELRVWPGYDYVGWSNHSFPGGYVEMEFEFDRLRAFQAMQIHCNNMHTLGARLPGGVECRFKRGPAMAWEGEPVRHALGGSLGDPRARAVSMPLGGRVGRFLQCRFLFAGPWLLFSEISFISDVINDSSPALGGTFPPAPWWPPGPPPTNFSSLELEPRGQQPVAKAEGSPTAILIGCLVAIILLLLLIIALMLWRLHWRRLLSKAERRVLEEELTVHLSVPGDTILINNRPGPREPPPYQEPRPRGNPPHSAPCVPNGSALLLSNPAYRLLLATYARPPRGPGPLTPAWAKPTNTQACSGDYMEPEKPGAPLLPPPPQNSVPHYAEADIVTLQGVTGGNTYAVPALPPGVAGDGPPRVDFPRSQLRFKEKLGEGQFGEVHLCEVESPQDLVSLDFPLNVRKGHPLLVAVKILRPDATKNARNDFLKEVKIMSRLKDPNIIRLLGVCVQDDPLCMITDYMENGDLNQFLSAHQLEDKAAEGAPRDGEAVQGPTISYQMLLHVAAQIASGMRYLATLNFVHRDLATRNCLVGENFTIKIADFGMSRNLYAGDYYRVQGRAVLPIRWMAWECILMGKFTTASDVWAFGVTLWEVLMLCRAQPFGQLTDEQVIENAGEFFRDQGRQVYLSRPPACPQGLYELMLRCWSREPEQRPPFSQLHRFLAEDALNTV is encoded by the exons ATGGGGCCAGGGGCCCTCTCATctctactgctgctgctgctgctcttggTGGCAAATGGAGATACTGACATGAAGGGCCATTTTGACCCTG CCAAGTGCCGCTATGCCCTGGGCATGCAGGACCGGACCATCCCAGACAGTGACATCTCTGCCTCCAGCTCCTGGTCGGACTCTACTGCTGCCCACCACAGCAG gTTGGAGAGCAGTGATGGGGATGGGGCCTGGTGCCCTGCAGGGTCCGTGTTTCCCAAGGAGGAGGAGTACCTGCAGGTGGATCTACAGCGGCTGCACCTGGTGGCTCTGGTGGGCACCCAAGGGCGGCATGCCGGGGGCCTGGGCAAGGAGTTCTCCCGCAGCTACCGGCTGCGTTACTCCCGGGATGGCCAGCACTGGATGGACTGGAAGGACCGCTGGGGTCAGGAG GTGATCTCAGGTAATGAGGACCCTGAGGGAGTGGTGCTGAAGGACCTTGGTCCGCCTATGGTGGCCCGGCTGGTTCGCTTCTACCCCCGGGCTGACCGGGTCATGAGCGTCTGTCTGCGGGTGGAGCTCTATGGCTGCCTCTGGAGGG aTGGCCTCCTGTCTTACACAGCCCCTGTGGGGCAGACCATGTACTTATCTGAGGCCGTACACCTCAACGACTCCACCTACGATGGACATACTGTTGGCGG GCTGCAGTATGGTGGTCTGGGCCAGCTGGCAGATGGCGTGGTAGGGCTGGATGATTTTAGGAAGAGCCAGGAGCTGCGGGTCTGGCCAGGCTATGACTATGTGGGATGGAGCAACCACAGCTTTCCCGGTGGCTATGTGGAGATGGAGTTTGAGTTTGACCGGCTGAGGGCTTTCCAGGCCATGCAG ATCCACTGTAACAACATGCACACTCTGGGAGCCCGCCTGCCTGGTGGGGTGGAATGTCGCTTCAAACGTGGCCCTGCCATGGCCTGGGAGGGGGAGCCTGTGCGCCATGCCCTGGGGGGCAGCCTGGGTGACCCCAGAGCCCGGGCTGTCTCAATGCCCCTGGGCGGCCGCGTGGGGCGCTTTCTGCAGTGCCGCTTCCTCTTTGCGGGGCCTTGGTTACTCTTCAGCGAAATCTCCTTCATCTCTG ATGTGATCAATGACTCCTCTCCAGCTCTGGGGGGCACCTTCCCGCCAGCCCCCTGGTGGCCACCTGGCCCACCTCCCACCAACTTTAGCAGCTTGG AGTTGGAGCCCAGGGGCCAGCAGCCCGTGGCCAAGGCTGAGGGGAGCCCAACCGCCATCCTCATTGGCTGCCTGGTAGCCATcatactgctgctgctgctcatcATTGCCCTCATGCTCTGGCGCCTGCACTGGCGCAGGCTCCTAAGCAAG GCTGAGCGGCGGGTATTAGAAGAGGAACTTACGGTTCACCTCTCTGTCCCTGGGGACACCATCCTCATCAACAACCGCCCGGGTCCTCGAGAGCCACCCCCTTACCAGGAGCCCCGGCCTCGTGGGAATCCGCCCCACTCTGCTCCCTGTGTCCCCAATGGCTCTG CGTTGCTGCTCTCCAATCCAGCCTACCGCCTCCTTCTGGCCACTTACGCCCGTCCCCCTCGAGGCCCGGGCCCCCTCACACCCGCCTGGGCCAAACCCACCAACACCCAGG CCTGCAGTGGGGACTACATGGAGCCTGAGAAGCCAGGTGCCCCACTGTTACCCCCACCTCCCCAGAACAGCGTCCCCCATTATGCCGAGGCTGACATTGTCACCCTGCAGGGTGTCACCGGGGGCAACACCTATGCTGTGCCTGCGCTGCCCCCAGGGGTGGCTGGGGATGGACCCCCCAGAGTGGATTTCCCTCGGTCACAGCTCCGCTTCAAGGAGAAGCTTGGCGAGGGCCAGTTTGGGGAG GTGCACCTGTGTGAGGTGGAGAGCCCTCAAGATCTAGTCAGTCTTGATTTTCCCCTTAATGTTCGCAAGGGACACCCCTTGCTGGTAGCTGTCAAGATCCTACGGCCAGATGCCACCAAGAATGCCAG GAATGATTTCCTGAAGGAAGTGAAAATCATGTCGAGGCTCAAGGACCCAAACATCATTCGGCTCCTGGGCGTGTGTGTGCAGGACGACCCCCTCTGCATGATTACTGATTACATGGAGAACGGCGACCTCAACCAGTTCCTCAGCGCCCACCAGCTGGAGGACAAGGCGGCTGAAGGGGCCCCTAGAGATGGGGAGGCTGTCCAGGGACCCACCATCAG CTACCAGATGTTGTTACATGTGGCAGCCCAGATCGCTTCGGGCATGCGCTATCTGGCCACACTTAACTTTGTGCATCGGGACCTGGCCACACGGAACTGCCTGGTTGGGGAAAATTTCACCATCAAAATCGCCGACTTTGGCATGAGCCGGAACCTCTACGCTGGGGACTATTACCGCGTGCAGGGCCGGGCGGTGCTGCCCATCCGGTGGATGGCGTGGGAGTGCATCCTCATG GGGAAGTTCACAACAGCAAGTGATGTGTGGGCCTTCGGGGTTACCCTGTGGGAAGTGCTGATGCTCTGCAGGGCCCAGCCCTTTGGGCAGCTCACTGATGAGCAGGTCATCGAGAACGCAGGGGAGTTCTTCAGGGACCAGGGCCGGCAG GTGTACCTGTC
- the DDR1 gene encoding epithelial discoidin domain-containing receptor 1 isoform X6 produces MGPGALSSLLLLLLLLVANGDTDMKGHFDPAKCRYALGMQDRTIPDSDISASSSWSDSTAAHHSRLESSDGDGAWCPAGSVFPKEEEYLQVDLQRLHLVALVGTQGRHAGGLGKEFSRSYRLRYSRDGQHWMDWKDRWGQEVISGNEDPEGVVLKDLGPPMVARLVRFYPRADRVMSVCLRVELYGCLWRDGLLSYTAPVGQTMYLSEAVHLNDSTYDGHTVGGLQYGGLGQLADGVVGLDDFRKSQELRVWPGYDYVGWSNHSFPGGYVEMEFEFDRLRAFQAMQIHCNNMHTLGARLPGGVECRFKRGPAMAWEGEPVRHALGGSLGDPRARAVSMPLGGRVGRFLQCRFLFAGPWLLFSEISFISDVINDSSPALGGTFPPAPWWPPGPPPTNFSSLELEPRGQQPVAKAEGSPTAILIGCLVAIILLLLLIIALMLWRLHWRRLLSKAERRVLEEELTVHLSVPGDTILINNRPGPREPPPYQEPRPRGNPPHSAPCVPNGSALLLSNPAYRLLLATYARPPRGPGPLTPAWAKPTNTQELRGGGPPPWALALSPCVLSLQSQSLQWGLHGA; encoded by the exons ATGGGGCCAGGGGCCCTCTCATctctactgctgctgctgctgctcttggTGGCAAATGGAGATACTGACATGAAGGGCCATTTTGACCCTG CCAAGTGCCGCTATGCCCTGGGCATGCAGGACCGGACCATCCCAGACAGTGACATCTCTGCCTCCAGCTCCTGGTCGGACTCTACTGCTGCCCACCACAGCAG gTTGGAGAGCAGTGATGGGGATGGGGCCTGGTGCCCTGCAGGGTCCGTGTTTCCCAAGGAGGAGGAGTACCTGCAGGTGGATCTACAGCGGCTGCACCTGGTGGCTCTGGTGGGCACCCAAGGGCGGCATGCCGGGGGCCTGGGCAAGGAGTTCTCCCGCAGCTACCGGCTGCGTTACTCCCGGGATGGCCAGCACTGGATGGACTGGAAGGACCGCTGGGGTCAGGAG GTGATCTCAGGTAATGAGGACCCTGAGGGAGTGGTGCTGAAGGACCTTGGTCCGCCTATGGTGGCCCGGCTGGTTCGCTTCTACCCCCGGGCTGACCGGGTCATGAGCGTCTGTCTGCGGGTGGAGCTCTATGGCTGCCTCTGGAGGG aTGGCCTCCTGTCTTACACAGCCCCTGTGGGGCAGACCATGTACTTATCTGAGGCCGTACACCTCAACGACTCCACCTACGATGGACATACTGTTGGCGG GCTGCAGTATGGTGGTCTGGGCCAGCTGGCAGATGGCGTGGTAGGGCTGGATGATTTTAGGAAGAGCCAGGAGCTGCGGGTCTGGCCAGGCTATGACTATGTGGGATGGAGCAACCACAGCTTTCCCGGTGGCTATGTGGAGATGGAGTTTGAGTTTGACCGGCTGAGGGCTTTCCAGGCCATGCAG ATCCACTGTAACAACATGCACACTCTGGGAGCCCGCCTGCCTGGTGGGGTGGAATGTCGCTTCAAACGTGGCCCTGCCATGGCCTGGGAGGGGGAGCCTGTGCGCCATGCCCTGGGGGGCAGCCTGGGTGACCCCAGAGCCCGGGCTGTCTCAATGCCCCTGGGCGGCCGCGTGGGGCGCTTTCTGCAGTGCCGCTTCCTCTTTGCGGGGCCTTGGTTACTCTTCAGCGAAATCTCCTTCATCTCTG ATGTGATCAATGACTCCTCTCCAGCTCTGGGGGGCACCTTCCCGCCAGCCCCCTGGTGGCCACCTGGCCCACCTCCCACCAACTTTAGCAGCTTGG AGTTGGAGCCCAGGGGCCAGCAGCCCGTGGCCAAGGCTGAGGGGAGCCCAACCGCCATCCTCATTGGCTGCCTGGTAGCCATcatactgctgctgctgctcatcATTGCCCTCATGCTCTGGCGCCTGCACTGGCGCAGGCTCCTAAGCAAG GCTGAGCGGCGGGTATTAGAAGAGGAACTTACGGTTCACCTCTCTGTCCCTGGGGACACCATCCTCATCAACAACCGCCCGGGTCCTCGAGAGCCACCCCCTTACCAGGAGCCCCGGCCTCGTGGGAATCCGCCCCACTCTGCTCCCTGTGTCCCCAATGGCTCTG CGTTGCTGCTCTCCAATCCAGCCTACCGCCTCCTTCTGGCCACTTACGCCCGTCCCCCTCGAGGCCCGGGCCCCCTCACACCCGCCTGGGCCAAACCCACCAACACCCAGG AGCTTCGAGGAGGAGGGCCTCCCCCCTGGGCGCTTGCCCTCTCCCCATGTGTCCTCTCTCTGCAGTCCCAGAG CCTGCAGTGGGGACTACATGGAGCCTGA
- the DDR1 gene encoding epithelial discoidin domain-containing receptor 1 isoform X5: MGPGALSSLLLLLLLLVANGDTDMKGHFDPAKCRYALGMQDRTIPDSDISASSSWSDSTAAHHSRLESSDGDGAWCPAGSVFPKEEEYLQVDLQRLHLVALVGTQGRHAGGLGKEFSRSYRLRYSRDGQHWMDWKDRWGQEVISGNEDPEGVVLKDLGPPMVARLVRFYPRADRVMSVCLRVELYGCLWRDGLLSYTAPVGQTMYLSEAVHLNDSTYDGHTVGGLQYGGLGQLADGVVGLDDFRKSQELRVWPGYDYVGWSNHSFPGGYVEMEFEFDRLRAFQAMQIHCNNMHTLGARLPGGVECRFKRGPAMAWEGEPVRHALGGSLGDPRARAVSMPLGGRVGRFLQCRFLFAGPWLLFSEISFISDVINDSSPALGGTFPPAPWWPPGPPPTNFSSLELEPRGQQPVAKAEGSPTAILIGCLVAIILLLLLIIALMLWRLHWRRLLSKAERRVLEEELTVHLSVPGDTILINNRPGPREPPPYQEPRPRGNPPHSAPCVPNGSALLLSNPAYRLLLATYARPPRGPGPLTPAWAKPTNTQGCHRGQHLCCACAAPRGGWGWTPQSGFPSVTAPLQGEAWRGPVWGGAPV; encoded by the exons ATGGGGCCAGGGGCCCTCTCATctctactgctgctgctgctgctcttggTGGCAAATGGAGATACTGACATGAAGGGCCATTTTGACCCTG CCAAGTGCCGCTATGCCCTGGGCATGCAGGACCGGACCATCCCAGACAGTGACATCTCTGCCTCCAGCTCCTGGTCGGACTCTACTGCTGCCCACCACAGCAG gTTGGAGAGCAGTGATGGGGATGGGGCCTGGTGCCCTGCAGGGTCCGTGTTTCCCAAGGAGGAGGAGTACCTGCAGGTGGATCTACAGCGGCTGCACCTGGTGGCTCTGGTGGGCACCCAAGGGCGGCATGCCGGGGGCCTGGGCAAGGAGTTCTCCCGCAGCTACCGGCTGCGTTACTCCCGGGATGGCCAGCACTGGATGGACTGGAAGGACCGCTGGGGTCAGGAG GTGATCTCAGGTAATGAGGACCCTGAGGGAGTGGTGCTGAAGGACCTTGGTCCGCCTATGGTGGCCCGGCTGGTTCGCTTCTACCCCCGGGCTGACCGGGTCATGAGCGTCTGTCTGCGGGTGGAGCTCTATGGCTGCCTCTGGAGGG aTGGCCTCCTGTCTTACACAGCCCCTGTGGGGCAGACCATGTACTTATCTGAGGCCGTACACCTCAACGACTCCACCTACGATGGACATACTGTTGGCGG GCTGCAGTATGGTGGTCTGGGCCAGCTGGCAGATGGCGTGGTAGGGCTGGATGATTTTAGGAAGAGCCAGGAGCTGCGGGTCTGGCCAGGCTATGACTATGTGGGATGGAGCAACCACAGCTTTCCCGGTGGCTATGTGGAGATGGAGTTTGAGTTTGACCGGCTGAGGGCTTTCCAGGCCATGCAG ATCCACTGTAACAACATGCACACTCTGGGAGCCCGCCTGCCTGGTGGGGTGGAATGTCGCTTCAAACGTGGCCCTGCCATGGCCTGGGAGGGGGAGCCTGTGCGCCATGCCCTGGGGGGCAGCCTGGGTGACCCCAGAGCCCGGGCTGTCTCAATGCCCCTGGGCGGCCGCGTGGGGCGCTTTCTGCAGTGCCGCTTCCTCTTTGCGGGGCCTTGGTTACTCTTCAGCGAAATCTCCTTCATCTCTG ATGTGATCAATGACTCCTCTCCAGCTCTGGGGGGCACCTTCCCGCCAGCCCCCTGGTGGCCACCTGGCCCACCTCCCACCAACTTTAGCAGCTTGG AGTTGGAGCCCAGGGGCCAGCAGCCCGTGGCCAAGGCTGAGGGGAGCCCAACCGCCATCCTCATTGGCTGCCTGGTAGCCATcatactgctgctgctgctcatcATTGCCCTCATGCTCTGGCGCCTGCACTGGCGCAGGCTCCTAAGCAAG GCTGAGCGGCGGGTATTAGAAGAGGAACTTACGGTTCACCTCTCTGTCCCTGGGGACACCATCCTCATCAACAACCGCCCGGGTCCTCGAGAGCCACCCCCTTACCAGGAGCCCCGGCCTCGTGGGAATCCGCCCCACTCTGCTCCCTGTGTCCCCAATGGCTCTG CGTTGCTGCTCTCCAATCCAGCCTACCGCCTCCTTCTGGCCACTTACGCCCGTCCCCCTCGAGGCCCGGGCCCCCTCACACCCGCCTGGGCCAAACCCACCAACACCCAGG GGTGTCACCGGGGGCAACACCTATGCTGTGCCTGCGCTGCCCCCAGGGGTGGCTGGGGATGGACCCCCCAGAGTGGATTTCCCTCGGTCACAGCTCCGCTTCAAGGAGAAGCTTGGCGAGGGCCAGTTTGGGGAG GTGCACCTGTGTGA
- the DDR1 gene encoding epithelial discoidin domain-containing receptor 1 isoform X4, with protein sequence MGPGALSSLLLLLLLLVANGDTDMKGHFDPAKCRYALGMQDRTIPDSDISASSSWSDSTAAHHSRLESSDGDGAWCPAGSVFPKEEEYLQVDLQRLHLVALVGTQGRHAGGLGKEFSRSYRLRYSRDGQHWMDWKDRWGQEVISGNEDPEGVVLKDLGPPMVARLVRFYPRADRVMSVCLRVELYGCLWRDGLLSYTAPVGQTMYLSEAVHLNDSTYDGHTVGGLQYGGLGQLADGVVGLDDFRKSQELRVWPGYDYVGWSNHSFPGGYVEMEFEFDRLRAFQAMQIHCNNMHTLGARLPGGVECRFKRGPAMAWEGEPVRHALGGSLGDPRARAVSMPLGGRVGRFLQCRFLFAGPWLLFSEISFISDVINDSSPALGGTFPPAPWWPPGPPPTNFSSLELEPRGQQPVAKAEGSPTAILIGCLVAIILLLLLIIALMLWRLHWRRLLSKAERRVLEEELTVHLSVPGDTILINNRPGPREPPPYQEPRPRGNPPHSAPCVPNGSALLLSNPAYRLLLATYARPPRGPGPLTPAWAKPTNTQELRGGGPPPWALALSPCVLSLQSQRVSPGATPMLCLRCPQGWLGMDPPEWISLGHSSASRRSLARASLGRCTCVRWRALKI encoded by the exons ATGGGGCCAGGGGCCCTCTCATctctactgctgctgctgctgctcttggTGGCAAATGGAGATACTGACATGAAGGGCCATTTTGACCCTG CCAAGTGCCGCTATGCCCTGGGCATGCAGGACCGGACCATCCCAGACAGTGACATCTCTGCCTCCAGCTCCTGGTCGGACTCTACTGCTGCCCACCACAGCAG gTTGGAGAGCAGTGATGGGGATGGGGCCTGGTGCCCTGCAGGGTCCGTGTTTCCCAAGGAGGAGGAGTACCTGCAGGTGGATCTACAGCGGCTGCACCTGGTGGCTCTGGTGGGCACCCAAGGGCGGCATGCCGGGGGCCTGGGCAAGGAGTTCTCCCGCAGCTACCGGCTGCGTTACTCCCGGGATGGCCAGCACTGGATGGACTGGAAGGACCGCTGGGGTCAGGAG GTGATCTCAGGTAATGAGGACCCTGAGGGAGTGGTGCTGAAGGACCTTGGTCCGCCTATGGTGGCCCGGCTGGTTCGCTTCTACCCCCGGGCTGACCGGGTCATGAGCGTCTGTCTGCGGGTGGAGCTCTATGGCTGCCTCTGGAGGG aTGGCCTCCTGTCTTACACAGCCCCTGTGGGGCAGACCATGTACTTATCTGAGGCCGTACACCTCAACGACTCCACCTACGATGGACATACTGTTGGCGG GCTGCAGTATGGTGGTCTGGGCCAGCTGGCAGATGGCGTGGTAGGGCTGGATGATTTTAGGAAGAGCCAGGAGCTGCGGGTCTGGCCAGGCTATGACTATGTGGGATGGAGCAACCACAGCTTTCCCGGTGGCTATGTGGAGATGGAGTTTGAGTTTGACCGGCTGAGGGCTTTCCAGGCCATGCAG ATCCACTGTAACAACATGCACACTCTGGGAGCCCGCCTGCCTGGTGGGGTGGAATGTCGCTTCAAACGTGGCCCTGCCATGGCCTGGGAGGGGGAGCCTGTGCGCCATGCCCTGGGGGGCAGCCTGGGTGACCCCAGAGCCCGGGCTGTCTCAATGCCCCTGGGCGGCCGCGTGGGGCGCTTTCTGCAGTGCCGCTTCCTCTTTGCGGGGCCTTGGTTACTCTTCAGCGAAATCTCCTTCATCTCTG ATGTGATCAATGACTCCTCTCCAGCTCTGGGGGGCACCTTCCCGCCAGCCCCCTGGTGGCCACCTGGCCCACCTCCCACCAACTTTAGCAGCTTGG AGTTGGAGCCCAGGGGCCAGCAGCCCGTGGCCAAGGCTGAGGGGAGCCCAACCGCCATCCTCATTGGCTGCCTGGTAGCCATcatactgctgctgctgctcatcATTGCCCTCATGCTCTGGCGCCTGCACTGGCGCAGGCTCCTAAGCAAG GCTGAGCGGCGGGTATTAGAAGAGGAACTTACGGTTCACCTCTCTGTCCCTGGGGACACCATCCTCATCAACAACCGCCCGGGTCCTCGAGAGCCACCCCCTTACCAGGAGCCCCGGCCTCGTGGGAATCCGCCCCACTCTGCTCCCTGTGTCCCCAATGGCTCTG CGTTGCTGCTCTCCAATCCAGCCTACCGCCTCCTTCTGGCCACTTACGCCCGTCCCCCTCGAGGCCCGGGCCCCCTCACACCCGCCTGGGCCAAACCCACCAACACCCAGG AGCTTCGAGGAGGAGGGCCTCCCCCCTGGGCGCTTGCCCTCTCCCCATGTGTCCTCTCTCTGCAGTCCCAGAG GGTGTCACCGGGGGCAACACCTATGCTGTGCCTGCGCTGCCCCCAGGGGTGGCTGGGGATGGACCCCCCAGAGTGGATTTCCCTCGGTCACAGCTCCGCTTCAAGGAGAAGCTTGGCGAGGGCCAGTTTGGGGAG GTGCACCTGTGTGAGGTGGAGAGCCCTCAAGATCTAG